A window from Hymenobacter volaticus encodes these proteins:
- a CDS encoding GIN domain-containing protein: MMIRIGYAPQVSGLRWVLRALLLAWPLTSCQDNDCLKSAGPVTTERRELTAFKELTATDNVNITLVPDTTTYAEVRTGSHLQEDLKLEVRNNHLYVSNESTCNWTRSYSVPHEVTLHVPELPDMSLYGQGNIRTEGQFQADTLFLHLKGAGDFDLDVNSKYLWIDQYELGDYRLHGQTNTLLLSGGGLGRFLATNLHIASYCYLDLSFYADGAIYLNTAGVLNGTHAGTSTIYYTGNPSQADIRITGKGKLVKTN, from the coding sequence ATGATGATTCGGATTGGATATGCGCCGCAAGTTAGCGGCCTACGATGGGTTTTACGCGCGCTACTGCTCGCGTGGCCATTAACATCCTGCCAAGACAATGATTGCCTGAAAAGCGCCGGCCCCGTAACCACCGAACGACGCGAGCTAACAGCCTTCAAGGAACTCACCGCCACCGACAATGTAAACATCACGCTGGTGCCCGACACCACCACCTACGCCGAGGTCCGCACCGGTTCCCATTTGCAAGAGGACCTGAAACTTGAAGTCCGCAACAATCACCTGTACGTCAGCAACGAAAGCACTTGCAATTGGACCCGCAGCTACTCGGTGCCGCACGAAGTAACATTACACGTGCCTGAGTTGCCGGATATGTCGCTGTATGGCCAGGGCAACATCCGCACCGAAGGCCAGTTCCAAGCCGATACACTTTTCCTGCACCTCAAAGGCGCCGGCGACTTTGATCTAGACGTCAACAGCAAGTATTTGTGGATCGACCAGTACGAGCTTGGCGATTATCGCCTGCATGGCCAAACGAACACCCTACTACTAAGCGGTGGCGGATTGGGCCGCTTCTTAGCCACCAACTTGCACATAGCCAGTTATTGTTACCTCGACCTTTCGTTCTATGCTGATGGTGCTATCTATCTCAATACAGCTGGAGTTCTCAACGGCACTCATGCTGGCACCAGTACCATCTATTATACTGGCAACCCTAGCCAAGCCGATATTCGGATAACGGGCAAGGGCAAGCTGGTCAAAACCAATTAA
- a CDS encoding SDR family oxidoreductase, whose product MELSGKVAIITGVSKGIGRATADALLAKGAVVAGWGRSAPEGLTHERFQFFECDIRDETSVQEACMNTRRELGAEIHVLVNNAGIGNFGPVDGFSSEDWHAMFDTNVHGLFYCTKAVLPYMKQQHEGHIVNVGSLAGTAGTANLAGYCATKYAVRGFSDALFKEVRPDGVRVTCIMPGSVETNFNGANPGEEPNPHMMQPEDIAAAIVHALEAPFSVMISEVQMRPTQPK is encoded by the coding sequence ATGGAACTAAGCGGCAAGGTAGCCATTATCACAGGCGTCAGCAAAGGTATAGGGCGCGCTACGGCCGATGCCTTGTTGGCTAAAGGCGCCGTAGTGGCCGGCTGGGGCCGTTCCGCGCCGGAAGGTCTCACGCACGAGCGGTTCCAGTTTTTCGAGTGCGACATCCGCGACGAGACGTCGGTGCAGGAGGCGTGCATGAACACCCGGCGGGAACTAGGTGCCGAAATCCACGTGTTGGTCAACAATGCAGGTATCGGCAATTTCGGGCCTGTTGACGGCTTTTCTTCCGAAGATTGGCACGCCATGTTTGATACCAATGTGCATGGGCTGTTTTACTGCACCAAGGCGGTATTGCCTTACATGAAACAGCAGCACGAAGGCCATATTGTGAATGTGGGTTCGTTGGCGGGTACGGCGGGCACGGCCAATCTGGCGGGCTACTGCGCTACCAAGTACGCCGTGCGCGGCTTCTCCGATGCTTTGTTCAAGGAAGTACGGCCCGATGGCGTGCGGGTGACCTGTATTATGCCGGGCTCGGTGGAAACCAATTTCAACGGTGCTAACCCCGGTGAGGAACCGAACCCCCACATGATGCAACCCGAGGACATTGCCGCCGCCATTGTGCACGCGCTGGAAGCGCCATTCAGCGTCATGATTTCCGAAGTGCAGATGCGGCCTACGCAACCAAAGTAA
- the gldF gene encoding gliding motility-associated ABC transporter permease subunit GldF, whose amino-acid sequence MYAILRKEFNSFLNSPVAYVVIGVFLVATGLFVWVFPDSSVLDYGFADLQTLFNMAPWIFLFLIPAITMRTFAEEKKAGTIELLLTRPLTDGQIIGGKYLACLLLALLALLPTLLYYYSVYRLGNPEGNIDSAATVGSYIGLVLLAAVFAAIGIFASAITRDQIIAFLVAVVGCFLVYSGFDSLASVFDGTPAYYIGQLGIAAHYRDISKGLIDSRDLTYFFSLIIGLLLATRLVLQSRNW is encoded by the coding sequence ATGTACGCCATACTTCGCAAAGAATTCAATTCCTTTCTCAATTCCCCAGTGGCTTATGTCGTCATTGGGGTGTTTTTGGTTGCCACGGGCCTGTTCGTGTGGGTCTTTCCTGATAGCTCGGTGCTTGACTACGGCTTTGCCGATTTGCAGACGTTGTTCAACATGGCCCCCTGGATCTTCCTGTTTCTGATTCCGGCCATTACCATGCGCACTTTTGCCGAGGAAAAGAAAGCCGGCACCATTGAATTGCTGCTTACCCGGCCGCTCACCGACGGGCAGATAATAGGCGGGAAGTACTTGGCTTGCCTGTTGCTGGCGTTGCTGGCACTGCTGCCTACCCTGCTGTATTATTATTCGGTGTACAGGCTCGGCAACCCCGAAGGCAATATCGATTCGGCGGCTACTGTGGGGTCTTATATTGGTTTGGTGCTGCTGGCGGCAGTTTTTGCAGCTATTGGCATCTTTGCCAGCGCCATCACTCGCGACCAAATCATTGCTTTTTTGGTGGCAGTGGTTGGTTGCTTTCTAGTGTACTCTGGCTTCGATTCGTTGGCGTCGGTTTTCGACGGGACACCTGCTTACTACATCGGTCAGCTCGGCATTGCCGCTCACTACCGCGACATCAGCAAAGGTCTCATCGACTCCCGCGACCTAACCTACTTCTTTAGCTTAA
- the gldA gene encoding gliding motility-associated ABC transporter ATP-binding subunit GldA, which produces MVEVQHLSKTFGAQTAVNNISFTVGKGEILGFLGPNGAGKSTTMKMATGYLPPSAGTVLIEGYDVLTAPLEVRRRVGYLPEHNPLYLDMYVHEYLEFIGSVHGLRGSELRRRVPQLVDRVGLGREQNKQIGALSKGYRQRVGLAQALIHDPGVLILDEPTTGLDPNQIGEIRNLIRELGQDKTVIFSTHILPEVAALCSRAVIINRGQLVADSPVSELGARAKTETIIRAEFEQAVDTAMLQALPGISHVEVESSNTYRIRATAGTDQRGAISRLAAQQGWVLLGLRQEEQSLEKVFQSLTK; this is translated from the coding sequence ATGGTAGAAGTTCAACACTTAAGCAAAACCTTCGGCGCCCAAACGGCTGTGAACAACATATCTTTCACAGTTGGGAAAGGCGAGATTCTAGGGTTTTTGGGGCCTAATGGCGCCGGCAAGTCCACAACCATGAAAATGGCTACCGGGTATTTGCCGCCCTCGGCGGGCACCGTGCTCATCGAAGGCTATGATGTGCTGACGGCCCCGTTGGAAGTGCGCCGCCGCGTAGGGTATCTGCCCGAGCACAACCCGCTGTATCTGGACATGTACGTGCACGAGTACCTGGAATTTATTGGGTCGGTGCACGGCTTACGCGGCAGTGAGCTACGCCGCCGCGTGCCGCAACTCGTGGACAGAGTAGGCTTGGGGCGGGAGCAGAACAAGCAGATTGGAGCCCTCTCGAAAGGCTACCGTCAGCGGGTGGGGTTGGCCCAAGCGCTCATCCACGACCCTGGCGTCTTGATTCTCGATGAGCCTACTACCGGCTTGGACCCCAACCAGATTGGCGAAATCCGGAACCTTATTCGGGAATTGGGGCAAGACAAGACGGTCATCTTTAGTACACACATTCTGCCCGAAGTAGCTGCCTTGTGCAGCCGCGCCGTCATCATCAACCGCGGCCAACTTGTGGCCGACTCGCCGGTATCGGAGTTAGGGGCGCGTGCCAAAACCGAAACCATAATCCGCGCCGAGTTCGAGCAAGCCGTTGACACCGCCATGCTGCAAGCCTTGCCGGGTATTAGCCACGTGGAAGTGGAAAGCAGTAATACCTACCGCATTCGGGCCACTGCCGGCACCGACCAGCGCGGGGCTATTTCGCGGCTGGCCGCTCAGCAAGGGTGGGTACTGCTTGGGTTGCGGCAGGAAGAGCAGTCGTTGGAAAAAGTTTTCCAGTCATTAACGAAATAA